The following proteins are encoded in a genomic region of Streptomyces lunaelactis:
- the rfbA gene encoding glucose-1-phosphate thymidylyltransferase RfbA: protein MRGILLAGGTGSRLWPLTRSVSKQLLPVFDKPMVYYPLSTLVMAGVREILIITTPEDQHQFRRLLGDGNQLGLRLEYATQEHPEGIAQAFVLGADFIGGESVALILGDNIFHGSGLGTRLANHDDMKGGRVFAYQVANPAAYGVVEFDELGQALSIEEKPALPRSRYAVPGLYFYDNHVVDIARDLRPSARGELEITDVNRVYLESGALHVTRLDRGTAWLDTGTFGSMVQASEFVRVIEERQGFKIGCIEEAVWRAGLIDDDRLRALAQPLLKSGYGHYLMALLEDSRHAVMRQRGSGPLREGLLRTGPGAPV, encoded by the coding sequence ATGCGAGGAATCCTGCTGGCCGGCGGCACCGGCTCGCGACTGTGGCCGTTGACGCGCTCGGTGTCCAAGCAACTGCTGCCGGTCTTCGACAAGCCCATGGTCTATTACCCGCTTTCCACGCTGGTGATGGCCGGCGTCAGAGAGATCCTGATCATCACCACCCCTGAGGACCAGCACCAGTTCCGTCGACTGCTCGGCGACGGCAATCAACTGGGCCTGCGGCTGGAATACGCCACACAGGAGCACCCGGAGGGAATCGCTCAAGCTTTCGTGCTGGGCGCCGACTTCATCGGCGGCGAGTCGGTCGCCCTGATCCTGGGCGACAACATCTTCCACGGCAGCGGCCTCGGTACACGGCTGGCCAACCACGACGACATGAAGGGCGGCAGGGTATTCGCCTATCAGGTTGCCAACCCCGCGGCCTACGGCGTGGTGGAGTTCGACGAGCTGGGCCAGGCGCTGTCCATCGAGGAGAAACCGGCCCTGCCGAGGTCCCGGTACGCCGTGCCCGGACTGTACTTCTACGACAACCACGTCGTGGACATCGCCCGAGACCTACGGCCCAGTGCCCGTGGCGAGTTGGAGATCACTGACGTCAACCGCGTCTATCTGGAGTCCGGCGCGCTGCACGTCACCCGGCTCGACCGAGGCACCGCCTGGCTGGACACCGGAACCTTCGGCTCCATGGTTCAGGCGTCAGAGTTCGTCCGGGTGATCGAGGAGCGCCAGGGCTTCAAGATCGGCTGCATCGAGGAGGCGGTCTGGCGGGCCGGCCTGATCGACGACGACCGGCTCCGGGCTCTGGCCCAGCCGCTGCTCAAGAGCGGGTACGGCCACTATCTGATGGCGCTGCTGGAAGACTCCCGACATGCCGTCATGCGCCAAAGGGGAAGCGGACCGCTTCGGGAGGGCCTGCTGCGAACAGGACCGGGCGCTCCCGTGTAG